The following proteins are co-located in the Eleginops maclovinus isolate JMC-PN-2008 ecotype Puerto Natales chromosome 23, JC_Emac_rtc_rv5, whole genome shotgun sequence genome:
- the atox1 gene encoding copper transport protein ATOX1, with translation MTQKHGFEVAMTCEGCSGAVTRILNKLGDVTFDIDLANKMVWIESERDVEFLTETLKKCGKEVKYIGTK, from the exons ATGACC CAAAAGCACGGGTTCGAGGTGGCCATGACATGTGAGGGCTGCTCAGGAGCCGTGACCCGGATCCTCAACAAGCTGGGAG ATGTGACGTTTGACATCGACCTGGCCAACAAAATGGTTTGGATCGAGTCCGAAAGAGACGTGGAATTTCTCACGGAGACTCTGAAGAAATGCGGGAAGGAGGTCAAGTACATCGGCACCAAATGA